The following nucleotide sequence is from Candidatus Hydrogenedentota bacterium.
TCGAGTTGTGCCCGGCGTAGTAACCCGTGTGCAGTTTGACCGGCAATTCGTATTCCGTGGCCTTGTGCACGCAGTAGTGGAACAGATGGTCCTCGACGGCCTTGCGCCCAGCCGCTTCGACCTTGTCGTCGTCCAGCAGTAGTCTCTCGAACAGCGGCGCGGCGTCTTCCGCGCTCACGCGCGCGTGGTCGAGGCCGCGCGCATAGGCGTTCTGGCTTTTCACGGCGATCGCGCGCGGCCCGTACGTATCGAAGGCCCAATCAATAACCGCATGCCAGTCGTCCAGACCTTTCAGCGTCACGCCCGCCTGCGCGGCGAGTTGCTCGCGGTTGCCCGCCGCGCTCAGCGCGGCGAAACTGAGGTCCTGCGCCAGCAGGTCCGGCTGCTCGGTTTCTCCAAAGATGGGGCCCTCGATGCAATTCACCTGCGCGTATTCGATGTTTGCAACATCGCGCAGCGCGACCCGGTAATATCCGGGCGCAATGGCCCCGCGCATCTTCTCCGAGACCCGGTCTACGTTTTCGGACCGAAGGTCGTCCTCGCCGTACAGCAGCCGCACGGACTCGCGCAGATTCAGCATGTAGCCCGTGTTGTGCGCCCGCAGGTAATAGGGTTCAAGCGCCTTCCACTTGTCCTGCGGGGCAATGTCCCACCGGTACGCCACCGACAACGCGTCGCCAGGTATTCCCGCGACCCGCATGTCCGAATCGGTGTAATGACAGAACAGCATCCCGATATCCGGCGCGGGAATCTTGCTGGCTTCCCCCTGGTCGAGGGCTTGCACCCGCACGGACTCCTCCCAGAGGTGCTCATGCGTGTCCACAAAGGGGGTACGGTC
It contains:
- a CDS encoding amidohydrolase family protein translates to DRTPFVDTHEHLWEESVRVQALDQGEASKIPAPDIGMLFCHYTDSDMRVAGIPGDALSVAYRWDIAPQDKWKALEPYYLRAHNTGYMLNLRESVRLLYGEDDLRSENVDRVSEKMRGAIAPGYYRVALRDVANIEYAQVNCIEGPIFGETEQPDLLAQDLSFAALSAAGNREQLAAQAGVTLKGLDDWHAVIDWAFDTYGPRAIAVKSQNAYARGLDHARVSAEDAAPLFERLLLDDDKVEAAGRKAVEDHLFHYCVHKATEYELPVKLHTGYYAGHNSMPLARLQGNPGEMCELCHMHADARFVFMHITYPYHDHIIAAAKQWRNAYVDMCWAWIINPVACVRFVKEFLGAAPACKLLAFGGDYRPVEMVPGHAAIARRGLAQAITELVEDGWLRENDIEPLIVRLMRGNAHELFDLERTLKNWTV